One window of Halopseudomonas maritima genomic DNA carries:
- the thiC gene encoding phosphomethylpyrimidine synthase ThiC, with the protein MNSKLPDTAIATSGADSAATQPFPNSRKVYVTGSRPDIRVPMREISLADTPTDFGGESNAPVLVYDTSGPYTDPQATIDLRAGLADVRGAWIDERADTEVLPGLTSEFGASRLADRSLDHMRFAHVRTPRRAKAGSNVSQMHYARRGIITPEMEYVAIRENMKLQEARESGLLKEQHAGHSFGANIPKEITPEFVREEIARGRAIIPANINHPELEPMIIGRNFLVKINGNIGNSALGSSIEEEVEKMTWGIRWGSDTVMDLSTGKNIHETREWIIRNSPVPIGTVPIYQALEKVGGVAEDLTWEIFRDTLIEQAEQGVDYFTIHAGVLLRYVPMTAKRVTGIVSRGGSIMAKWCLAHHQENFLYTHFDDICEIMKAYDVSFSLGDGLRPGSIADANDEAQFGELETLGELTKIAWKHDVQVMIEGPGHVPMQLIKENMDKQLECCDEAPFYTLGPLTTDIAPGYDHITSGIGAAMIGWFGCAMLCYVTPKEHLGLPNRDDVKTGIITYKIAAHAADLAKGHPGAQIRDNALSKARFEFRWEDQFNLGLDPDTARAYHDETLPKESAKVAHFCSMCGPKFCSMKITQEVREYAAQQRIDAVDLAVEEGMKAKSEEFRTTGSQLYHKL; encoded by the coding sequence ATGAACAGCAAGTTGCCTGATACCGCCATCGCCACCTCGGGTGCCGACAGCGCCGCCACCCAACCCTTCCCTAATTCCCGCAAGGTTTACGTGACCGGCTCGCGTCCGGATATTCGTGTGCCCATGCGCGAGATCAGTCTGGCTGACACACCGACCGATTTTGGCGGCGAATCCAACGCGCCGGTGCTGGTGTATGACACCTCCGGCCCCTACACCGACCCGCAGGCCACCATCGATCTGCGTGCCGGTCTGGCCGATGTGCGCGGCGCCTGGATTGACGAGCGCGCCGATACCGAAGTGCTGCCTGGGCTGACCTCCGAGTTCGGCGCCTCGCGGCTGGCCGACCGTTCCCTTGATCACATGCGCTTTGCCCATGTGCGCACGCCACGCCGCGCCAAGGCGGGCAGCAACGTGTCACAGATGCATTACGCCCGGCGCGGCATCATCACGCCGGAAATGGAGTACGTCGCGATTCGCGAAAACATGAAGCTGCAGGAGGCCCGTGAGTCAGGTCTGTTGAAAGAACAGCATGCCGGCCACAGCTTCGGCGCGAACATCCCCAAGGAAATTACCCCTGAATTTGTGCGCGAGGAGATCGCCCGCGGCCGCGCCATCATCCCGGCCAATATCAACCACCCGGAACTGGAGCCGATGATCATCGGCCGCAACTTCCTGGTGAAGATCAACGGCAATATCGGCAACTCGGCGCTGGGCTCTTCCATCGAAGAAGAGGTCGAGAAAATGACCTGGGGGATTCGCTGGGGCTCTGACACCGTCATGGACCTATCGACCGGCAAGAACATCCACGAAACCCGCGAGTGGATCATCCGCAACTCGCCGGTACCGATCGGCACTGTGCCGATCTATCAGGCGCTGGAAAAGGTGGGCGGCGTTGCCGAGGATCTGACCTGGGAAATCTTCCGTGACACCCTGATCGAGCAGGCCGAGCAGGGCGTGGATTACTTCACCATTCATGCCGGCGTGTTGCTGCGCTATGTGCCGATGACCGCCAAGCGGGTCACCGGCATCGTATCGCGCGGTGGCTCGATCATGGCCAAGTGGTGCCTGGCGCATCATCAGGAGAACTTCCTCTATACCCACTTCGACGACATCTGCGAAATCATGAAAGCCTACGACGTCAGCTTTTCGCTTGGCGACGGCCTGCGCCCGGGCTCGATTGCCGATGCCAATGACGAGGCGCAGTTCGGTGAGCTGGAAACCCTTGGCGAGCTGACCAAAATCGCCTGGAAGCACGACGTGCAGGTCATGATCGAAGGCCCGGGCCATGTGCCCATGCAACTGATCAAGGAGAACATGGACAAGCAGCTGGAGTGCTGCGATGAAGCGCCGTTCTACACCCTGGGCCCGCTGACCACCGACATTGCTCCGGGCTACGACCACATCACCAGCGGTATCGGTGCGGCTATGATCGGCTGGTTTGGCTGTGCGATGCTGTGTTACGTGACGCCCAAGGAGCATCTGGGGCTGCCGAACCGCGATGACGTCAAGACCGGGATCATTACCTACAAGATCGCTGCTCACGCGGCAGACTTGGCGAAGGGGCACCCGGGCGCACAGATTCGTGACAACGCGCTCTCCAAGGCGCGTTTCGAGTTCCGCTGGGAGGACCAGTTCAACCTGGGGCTGGACCCGGACACCGCGCGCGCCTATCACGATGAGACCCTGCCGAAGGAGTCGGCCAAGGTGGCGCATTTCTGCTCCATGTGCGGCCCCAAGTTCTGCTCGATGAAAATCACCCAGGAAGTCCGTGAGTATGCTGCCCAGCAGCGTATCGATGCGGTCGATCTGGCGGTAGAAGAGGGCATGAAGGCCAAGTCCGAGGAGTTTCGCACCACCGGCTCGCAGCTGTACCACAAGCTTTAA
- a CDS encoding NUDIX domain-containing protein: MSFTRDDVDIISRETGFKGFYRLDVLNLRHRLFNGGWGPVLRRELFVRHDAVCVLPYDPWLDQVVLIEQVRIGALEKSDNPWMLELVAGLIDTDESPQEVAHREADEEAGLTLLSLHPITRYYPSPGGSDEFVHLYCALVDSRGVGGVHGLAEEGEDIRVSLWSREQALAALQEGRIDNAASIIALQWLQLNGAQLRAGAGEQP, translated from the coding sequence TTGTCCTTTACGCGCGACGACGTGGACATTATCAGCCGGGAAACCGGCTTCAAGGGTTTCTATCGCCTCGACGTTCTCAATCTGCGGCACCGCTTGTTCAACGGCGGGTGGGGGCCGGTGCTGCGGCGCGAGCTGTTCGTGCGCCACGATGCCGTGTGCGTCTTGCCCTACGACCCCTGGCTGGATCAGGTTGTGCTGATTGAGCAGGTGCGCATCGGTGCACTGGAGAAAAGTGACAATCCCTGGATGCTGGAGCTGGTCGCCGGGCTGATTGATACCGATGAATCCCCGCAAGAGGTTGCCCACCGCGAGGCTGACGAGGAAGCTGGCCTGACCCTGCTCTCGCTGCACCCCATTACCCGCTACTACCCATCGCCTGGCGGTAGCGACGAGTTTGTTCACCTGTATTGTGCGCTGGTCGACAGCCGCGGCGTGGGTGGTGTTCACGGATTGGCTGAGGAAGGTGAAGATATTCGCGTCAGTCTGTGGTCGCGCGAGCAGGCGCTGGCCGCGTTGCAGGAGGGGCGTATCGACAATGCAGCCAGCATCATTGCCCTGCAGTGGCTACAGCTCAACGGTGCGCAGCTGCGCGCTGGCGCCGGAGAACAGCCATGA